One region of Rhodocaloribacter litoris genomic DNA includes:
- the wecB gene encoding non-hydrolyzing UDP-N-acetylglucosamine 2-epimerase produces MRVYTIIGARPQFIKAAVVSRALARAGIEEHLIHTGQHYDPELSGTFFDELGLPAPAVDLGVGSGSHAVQTGAIMTALERYLLDRPKPDWVVVYGDTNSTLAGALVAAKLHLPLAHVEAGLRAMNRRMPEEVNRIVTDRLAGLHCCPTQTAVENLRREGITRGVYLTGDVMLDATRFFAARAGMQVPPEALTPHPPRGYYLATIHRAENTDDPARLRGIFEGLGRLDAPVLLPLHPRTRNRLAGIDVPAGVELQPPVGYLAMLTLVRHARKVITDSGGLQKEAVWLGTPCVTLRDETEWTETLAGGWNRLAGADPAAIVAAVAAAPEGPPPAFGEAPEGRAADRVVAALCATSRQTGFSTPCTS; encoded by the coding sequence ATGCGCGTATACACCATCATCGGGGCACGCCCGCAGTTCATCAAGGCCGCCGTGGTGAGCCGGGCCCTGGCCCGGGCCGGCATCGAGGAGCACCTGATCCATACCGGGCAGCACTACGATCCGGAGCTGAGCGGCACCTTCTTCGACGAGCTGGGCCTCCCGGCGCCGGCGGTCGATCTGGGGGTCGGCTCGGGCTCGCACGCCGTGCAGACGGGCGCCATCATGACGGCCCTGGAACGGTATCTGCTCGACCGGCCGAAGCCGGACTGGGTCGTCGTCTATGGCGATACGAACAGCACCCTGGCCGGGGCGCTGGTGGCGGCCAAGCTGCACCTGCCGCTGGCGCACGTGGAGGCCGGGCTCCGTGCCATGAATCGCCGGATGCCCGAAGAGGTCAACCGCATCGTGACGGACCGGCTCGCCGGCCTGCACTGCTGCCCGACACAGACCGCCGTGGAGAACCTCCGGCGGGAAGGCATCACCCGCGGCGTGTACCTGACCGGCGACGTGATGCTCGACGCCACCCGTTTCTTCGCCGCCCGGGCCGGGATGCAGGTGCCGCCGGAGGCCCTCACGCCGCATCCCCCGCGCGGGTACTATCTGGCAACGATCCACCGGGCCGAGAACACGGACGACCCGGCCCGTCTCCGCGGCATCTTCGAGGGACTGGGCCGGCTCGACGCCCCGGTGCTGTTGCCGTTGCACCCGCGCACCCGGAACCGCCTGGCCGGAATCGACGTGCCGGCCGGCGTCGAGCTGCAGCCGCCGGTCGGCTACCTGGCCATGCTCACCCTCGTCCGGCATGCGCGTAAGGTGATCACGGACTCGGGCGGCCTGCAGAAAGAAGCCGTCTGGCTCGGCACGCCGTGCGTCACGCTTCGTGACGAGACCGAGTGGACGGAGACGCTCGCCGGCGGCTGGAACCGGCTCGCCGGCGCCGATCCCGCTGCCATCGTGGCCGCGGTGGCGGCCGCCCCGGAGGGGCCGCCTCCCGCCTTCGGTGAAGCCCCCGAAGGCCGGGCCGCCGACCGCGTCGTGGCGGCCCTGTGCGCGACGTCCCGGCAAACCGGCTTTTCAACGCCATGCACATCCTGA
- a CDS encoding glycosyltransferase family 4 protein encodes MHILMVLDHPFPPDVRVENEARSLVEAGFAVTVLAIAPDDRPPVETVEGVRVIRDRLPKTVRNKLRGLAGTLPLLSWYVARRIRKLHATYRFDALHLHDLYLFGGGLRAGRRLGLPVVGDLHENWVEALRHYAWSTRFPGNVVVNLRRWERLEKEWVQAVDRLVVVVEEAAERNVALGVPPERITVVPNTIKLDVFDRYEPEPDLIASLRSPLTLTYTGGFDVHRGLASAIEAMPAVLEQVPGARLVLVGDGRIRAELEALARRLGVASAVRFEGWQPQPRLKSYILGSDICLIPHLRTPHTDATIPHKLFHYMYFGRPVVAGDCRPLARILGETGAGLVYPAGDAAALARAVMTLAASPVQAAEMGRRGREAVLQTYHWDATVQGLVDLYAALARN; translated from the coding sequence ATGCACATCCTGATGGTGCTCGATCATCCTTTCCCCCCCGACGTGCGGGTGGAGAACGAGGCCCGTTCCCTCGTCGAGGCGGGGTTTGCGGTAACGGTGCTTGCCATCGCCCCGGACGACCGCCCGCCGGTGGAGACCGTCGAAGGGGTGCGCGTCATTCGGGATCGCCTGCCGAAGACGGTGCGGAACAAGCTGCGGGGTCTTGCCGGGACACTCCCCCTGCTCTCATGGTACGTAGCCCGTCGGATCAGAAAGCTCCACGCGACCTACCGCTTCGACGCCCTTCACCTGCACGATCTCTATCTCTTCGGCGGGGGCCTGCGGGCGGGGCGGAGGCTCGGGCTGCCCGTCGTCGGCGACCTCCACGAGAACTGGGTGGAGGCGCTCCGGCATTATGCCTGGAGCACCCGCTTTCCCGGAAACGTGGTGGTGAACCTGCGCCGGTGGGAACGCCTGGAAAAGGAATGGGTGCAGGCCGTGGACCGGCTCGTCGTGGTCGTCGAGGAGGCGGCGGAGCGCAACGTGGCCCTCGGCGTGCCGCCGGAACGGATCACCGTCGTACCGAACACGATCAAGCTCGATGTCTTCGACCGGTACGAGCCGGAGCCGGATCTCATCGCGTCCCTGCGTTCCCCGCTCACGCTCACCTACACGGGCGGCTTCGACGTACACCGGGGGCTGGCTTCCGCCATCGAGGCCATGCCGGCGGTGCTGGAGCAGGTGCCGGGGGCGCGCCTGGTGCTCGTGGGCGACGGCCGTATCCGTGCGGAGTTGGAGGCCCTGGCCCGGCGGCTGGGGGTGGCGTCCGCCGTGCGCTTCGAGGGCTGGCAGCCACAGCCGCGCCTCAAGAGCTATATTCTCGGGAGCGACATCTGCCTGATACCACACCTCCGCACCCCGCATACCGACGCCACGATTCCGCACAAGCTTTTTCACTATATGTATTTCGGTCGTCCGGTCGTGGCCGGCGACTGCCGGCCGCTGGCCCGCATTCTCGGCGAGACCGGCGCGGGGCTGGTCTATCCGGCCGGCGATGCGGCAGCCCTGGCCCGCGCCGTCATGACGCTGGCGGCGTCGCCCGTGCAGGCCGCCGAGATGGGACGACGCGGGCGTGAAGCCGTCCTGCAGACCTATCACTGGGACGCCACCGTGCAGGGCCTGGTCGACCTGTACGCGGCGCTGGCCCGGAACTGA
- a CDS encoding lipopolysaccharide biosynthesis protein translates to MPAPFLRIVKQSGLYALGNVSVKAAGLLLAPVFLNPAYLSIEAYGYFALLNVTGQLGIFVVGLGLGTGLLRFMTSEAHAEVRDVLPFTALATTVAAAVLGGGLLWVLAPALAGLLLDDPGQARLVHYLALYVAFKVVGGVPMVLLRIRERAGWYATAVAVEMALLLAAVYGFVVVRGEGLEGVMQAYAVAAGGSMLVLTGVMLRRIRWCFRTAMVRPLIRFGVPLVLAGLAGWFLNAGDRYLLKWLADPETTGLYDWSARLAGVINLLFVQSFQLAFNVIGLKALAEGDLSVHRRTFRHYVVWTGWAVLGLSLLTLDGMLLLVSRFDVAAFYVQAEALVLPLALGFLSYGVYLIANSVLYATGETGLISLNVAGAALLNAGLNLALIPFFGALGAALTTFVSYTVLAVGVARQAERRRRVGYPWRVFVLTLVLVVGLFALGRLTAAWSPGVRLAVRVGLILAYVPLLQVTNLYRREELRAGLRWVKERLR, encoded by the coding sequence ATGCCGGCCCCCTTCCTGCGTATCGTCAAGCAGAGCGGTCTCTATGCCCTGGGCAACGTCTCTGTGAAGGCGGCCGGGCTGTTGCTGGCGCCCGTCTTTCTCAACCCGGCCTACCTGAGCATCGAGGCGTACGGCTACTTCGCGTTGCTCAACGTGACGGGTCAGCTCGGGATCTTCGTGGTGGGACTCGGGCTGGGGACCGGTCTCCTGCGTTTCATGACGAGCGAGGCGCACGCGGAGGTCCGGGACGTGCTGCCTTTCACGGCGCTGGCGACGACCGTCGCGGCGGCGGTGCTGGGAGGAGGGTTGCTCTGGGTGCTGGCGCCGGCCCTGGCCGGGCTGCTGCTCGACGACCCGGGACAGGCGCGGCTGGTCCACTATCTGGCCCTCTACGTCGCGTTCAAGGTGGTGGGGGGGGTGCCCATGGTGCTGCTGCGCATCCGCGAGCGGGCCGGGTGGTACGCCACGGCGGTGGCGGTGGAGATGGCGTTGTTGCTGGCTGCGGTCTACGGTTTCGTCGTCGTTCGGGGGGAGGGGCTGGAAGGGGTGATGCAGGCCTATGCCGTGGCGGCCGGAGGAAGCATGCTGGTGCTTACCGGGGTGATGCTGCGCCGCATCCGCTGGTGCTTCCGGACGGCAATGGTGCGGCCGCTCATCCGCTTCGGCGTGCCGCTGGTGCTGGCAGGGCTGGCCGGCTGGTTCCTCAATGCCGGGGACCGTTACCTGCTCAAATGGCTTGCCGACCCCGAGACCACCGGGCTCTACGACTGGAGCGCACGCCTGGCCGGGGTTATCAACCTGCTGTTCGTGCAGAGCTTTCAGCTTGCCTTCAACGTGATCGGGCTCAAGGCGCTTGCGGAAGGAGACCTGAGCGTGCACCGCCGTACGTTCCGGCACTATGTCGTCTGGACGGGTTGGGCGGTGCTGGGCCTGTCGCTGCTGACCCTCGACGGGATGCTGCTGCTGGTGTCCCGCTTCGACGTGGCGGCCTTCTACGTGCAGGCCGAGGCGCTCGTGCTTCCGCTGGCGCTCGGTTTTCTTTCGTACGGCGTGTACCTGATTGCCAACAGCGTCCTCTACGCCACCGGCGAGACGGGGCTCATCAGCCTCAACGTGGCCGGGGCGGCGTTGCTCAACGCAGGGTTGAACCTCGCGCTGATCCCTTTTTTCGGGGCACTGGGGGCGGCCCTGACGACCTTCGTCTCGTACACGGTGCTGGCGGTGGGGGTCGCGCGTCAGGCGGAGCGACGTCGCCGGGTGGGGTATCCCTGGCGGGTTTTCGTGCTCACGCTGGTGCTGGTCGTGGGGTTGTTTGCGCTGGGGCGGTTGACGGCGGCGTGGAGTCCGGGGGTACGCCTGGCGGTGCGGGTGGGGTTGATCCTGGCCTATGTGCCGTTATTGCAAGTCACCAACCTCTACCGGCGCGAGGAGCTCCGGGCGGGTCTCCGGTGGGTGAAGGAGCGGCTGCGATGA
- the eutM gene encoding ethanolamine utilization microcompartment protein EutM: MAEDYGIALGMVETRGLVGAIEAADAMVKAARVRLIGKEKIGGGYVTVMVRGDVGAVKAATDAGAHAAERVGELVSVHVIPRPHSDVEMILPRGNE; encoded by the coding sequence ATGGCGGAAGATTATGGAATAGCCCTGGGCATGGTCGAGACGCGCGGGCTCGTCGGGGCCATCGAGGCGGCCGACGCGATGGTCAAGGCGGCGCGGGTGCGGCTCATCGGGAAGGAAAAGATCGGTGGCGGGTACGTCACCGTGATGGTGCGGGGAGATGTGGGGGCCGTGAAGGCGGCGACCGATGCCGGGGCGCATGCCGCCGAGCGGGTCGGCGAGCTGGTGTCGGTGCACGTCATTCCGCGGCCTCACAGCGACGTCGAGATGATCCTGCCGCGCGGCAACGAATAG
- a CDS encoding BMC domain-containing protein has product MIETRGLVAAIEAADAMLKAADVRLVALELTVAALMTAHVEGEVAAVQAAVEAGRRAAERVGEVVSVHVIPRPDPAVRAMQRREHTPPPAASPPAPSTGEAASSGEPDLAGRTVRELRALARQTPNYPLQGRAIARATKAELLRHFRQLGASNR; this is encoded by the coding sequence ATGATCGAGACGCGTGGGCTCGTGGCGGCCATCGAGGCGGCCGACGCGATGCTCAAGGCGGCCGACGTGCGCCTGGTCGCCCTCGAGTTGACCGTGGCGGCCCTGATGACCGCCCACGTCGAAGGGGAAGTGGCCGCCGTGCAGGCTGCCGTCGAGGCCGGCCGCCGGGCCGCCGAGCGGGTCGGCGAGGTGGTCTCCGTCCACGTCATCCCACGCCCGGATCCTGCCGTCCGGGCCATGCAACGCCGCGAGCACACGCCGCCGCCCGCCGCGTCGCCGCCTGCCCCGTCCACCGGAGAGGCGGCCAGCTCCGGGGAGCCGGACCTGGCCGGGCGGACCGTCCGGGAACTGCGGGCCCTGGCTCGCCAGACACCGAACTATCCCCTGCAGGGGCGGGCCATCGCCCGGGCCACCAAGGCCGAACTGCTCCGGCATTTCCGCCAGCTGGGCGCATCCAACCGTTGA
- a CDS encoding CBS domain-containing protein: MHRPVSDVLRNGGVVVYIAPHATVYEAIERMAFHNVGSILVLKNNRELVGIFTERDLLRRVVLKGLDARTTPISEVMTHDVIVVSSDTPRYEVERIMREQHIRHIPVADEERLLGVVSLRDILRVENEERKFEIDKLKEYVMEKPYPTYPG, from the coding sequence ATGCATCGTCCCGTCTCCGACGTGTTGCGCAACGGCGGCGTGGTGGTCTACATCGCCCCGCATGCCACCGTCTATGAGGCCATCGAGCGGATGGCCTTCCACAACGTAGGCTCCATCCTCGTCCTGAAAAACAACCGTGAGCTCGTCGGCATCTTCACCGAGCGCGACCTGCTCCGCCGGGTCGTACTCAAGGGACTCGACGCCCGTACCACGCCGATCTCCGAGGTGATGACCCACGACGTGATCGTCGTCTCGAGCGACACCCCGCGCTACGAGGTCGAGCGGATCATGCGCGAACAGCACATCCGTCACATCCCCGTGGCCGATGAGGAACGGCTCCTGGGCGTCGTCTCCCTGCGAGACATCCTGCGCGTCGAAAACGAGGAAAGGAAGTTCGAGATCGACAAGCTCAAGGAATATGTGATGGAGAAGCCGTATCCCACGTATCCGGGCTGA
- a CDS encoding isochorismate synthase: protein MSLSSAVVFLRQEVGRILGGTNGSAGRRGIVRIEVPVEVGGAVPETAAVDLLAWLRAQPAGTKLYWAGRRDGSAVAAAGVADAWGEEPVCGDGDGSPAYARREGAVYAALRAGLARRLEAAPPGTRYYGGLRFDVATGAGTAWQPFGTYRFVLPRFELRRRDAATMLACNLVLPGDRDRAASVWKEVDALALPGGPLTGRLPKPVAREDRPDARGWQEQVRWALNAFGHTGLEKVVLARRATFRFGVPLDPVLLLKHLEAATPNCFHYLFQPAPGMAFVGATPERLFRRDGRDLWSEAVAGTRPRGETARADEQLRDELFYSEKEQREHGYVRTSIRQTLAPMCEHLEVDEMPSEMPLAHGRHLVTPVRGTLRETVETFDLLERLHPTPAVGGYPKAEALAAIRRLEPFDRGWYAGPIGWVGVEEAEFAVALRCGLVRHESLALFSGAGLVLGSTPEAEWAEIEHKIVDFIRILEGDLRRTK from the coding sequence TTGAGCCTGTCGTCGGCCGTGGTGTTTCTCCGGCAGGAGGTGGGGCGGATCCTGGGCGGAACCAACGGCAGCGCCGGCCGGCGGGGTATCGTCCGGATTGAAGTGCCCGTCGAAGTGGGGGGGGCCGTGCCGGAGACTGCCGCCGTGGACCTGCTTGCCTGGCTCCGCGCCCAGCCGGCCGGGACGAAGCTGTACTGGGCGGGGCGACGGGACGGGAGTGCCGTGGCCGCCGCGGGGGTGGCCGACGCCTGGGGCGAAGAACCAGTATGCGGCGACGGGGACGGATCCCCGGCGTATGCGCGCCGGGAAGGAGCCGTCTATGCCGCGCTGCGGGCGGGGCTGGCCCGGCGACTCGAAGCGGCACCGCCGGGCACCCGTTACTACGGCGGTCTCCGGTTCGATGTGGCGACCGGCGCCGGGACGGCGTGGCAGCCGTTCGGGACGTATCGCTTCGTCCTGCCGCGCTTCGAACTCCGGCGCCGGGATGCGGCGACGATGCTGGCCTGCAACCTCGTCCTTCCCGGCGACCGCGACCGGGCGGCGTCCGTCTGGAAAGAGGTCGATGCGCTGGCACTGCCGGGCGGTCCGCTCACCGGGCGGCTCCCGAAGCCGGTGGCGCGGGAAGACCGGCCCGATGCGCGGGGCTGGCAGGAACAGGTGCGGTGGGCCCTGAACGCCTTCGGGCACACCGGTCTGGAGAAGGTCGTCCTGGCCCGCAGGGCGACGTTCCGCTTCGGGGTGCCGCTCGATCCCGTTCTCCTGCTGAAACACCTGGAAGCCGCCACGCCGAACTGTTTCCACTATCTGTTTCAACCTGCGCCGGGCATGGCGTTCGTCGGGGCCACACCGGAACGTCTCTTCCGGCGGGACGGCCGCGACCTCTGGAGCGAGGCGGTGGCCGGAACCCGCCCGCGCGGCGAGACGGCCCGGGCCGACGAACAGCTCCGGGACGAGCTTTTCTACAGCGAAAAGGAGCAGCGGGAGCATGGCTACGTTCGCACGAGCATCCGGCAGACGCTGGCCCCGATGTGCGAGCACCTGGAGGTAGACGAGATGCCTTCCGAGATGCCGCTCGCGCACGGCCGGCATCTGGTAACGCCCGTCCGCGGTACCTTGAGGGAAACGGTCGAGACGTTCGACCTGCTCGAGCGCCTGCATCCGACCCCGGCCGTCGGCGGCTATCCGAAGGCCGAGGCCCTCGCCGCCATTCGCCGGCTCGAACCGTTCGACCGGGGCTGGTACGCCGGCCCCATCGGATGGGTGGGGGTGGAGGAAGCCGAGTTTGCCGTCGCCCTGCGGTGCGGGCTCGTCCGGCACGAGAGCCTGGCGCTTTTCTCCGGTGCCGGCCTCGTCCTGGGGTCGACCCCGGAAGCCGAATGGGCCGAGATCGAGCACAAGATCGTCGACTTCATCCGGATCCTGGAGGGTGATCTTCGACGCACCAAATAG
- the menD gene encoding 2-succinyl-5-enolpyruvyl-6-hydroxy-3-cyclohexene-1-carboxylic-acid synthase, with amino-acid sequence MIFDAPNRNRFWAELLVEELVRCGVSFFSLAPGSRSTPLVTAVAAHPEARAHMHFDERGAAFLALGYARATGRGAAWVTTSGTAVANGLPAVVEAAMDGVPLLLLTADRPPELRDTGANQAIDQVKLFGDYVRWQFDLPVPDPAPDPAMVLTTVDQAVYRACRAPRGPVHLNVMFREPLAPEPDGGDFPAEGASLRAWYARGTPYTTYTGPAWTTSPPGDFVEILAGVERGLVVAGRLGTAAEGQAVRRLAEALGWPLLPDVGSQVRLGREHASPVRVDYFDLLLAQPGFAETHRPEAVLHFGRRPTSKRLARLLETTAPPLYALFQPDPFRHDPAHRVTHRFEVDLAAFATALATAVPSRAAGAAAWLAGWKTASDRVGAWLNTALPATGLSEPAVAHAVTRLLPPEHSLVLAASMPVRDADVFAAADGPAVPVFANRGASGIDGTVATAAGVALGRAAPATLLIGDLALLHDLNSLALLRRAPVVVVVLNNDGGGIFHFLPIARHTGVFEPFFGTPHGLGFEHAARLFDLPYHRPATLADFEAAYREACATGQAALIEVVTDRRANRALHDRLQKEAGEALA; translated from the coding sequence GTGATCTTCGACGCACCAAATAGAAACCGCTTCTGGGCGGAGCTGCTCGTCGAGGAGCTGGTGCGGTGTGGAGTCTCCTTCTTCAGCCTGGCGCCCGGTTCGCGCTCGACCCCGCTCGTCACGGCGGTGGCGGCCCATCCGGAGGCCCGTGCCCACATGCATTTCGATGAGCGGGGAGCGGCGTTTCTGGCCCTGGGATATGCGCGGGCCACGGGGCGGGGAGCCGCCTGGGTCACGACTTCCGGCACCGCCGTCGCCAACGGGTTGCCGGCCGTCGTCGAGGCCGCCATGGACGGGGTGCCGTTGCTGCTCCTGACCGCCGACCGGCCCCCGGAACTCCGGGACACCGGGGCCAACCAGGCCATCGACCAGGTCAAGCTCTTCGGCGACTACGTCCGCTGGCAGTTCGACCTGCCCGTCCCCGACCCGGCCCCCGACCCGGCGATGGTGCTCACGACGGTCGATCAGGCCGTCTACCGTGCCTGCCGGGCGCCGCGCGGGCCGGTTCACCTCAACGTGATGTTTCGCGAGCCGCTCGCTCCGGAGCCGGACGGCGGCGACTTTCCCGCGGAGGGCGCCTCCCTGCGGGCCTGGTACGCCCGGGGTACGCCCTACACCACCTATACCGGGCCGGCCTGGACCACCTCGCCGCCGGGCGACTTCGTGGAAATCCTGGCCGGGGTGGAACGCGGGCTCGTGGTGGCCGGCCGGCTGGGTACGGCGGCGGAGGGGCAGGCCGTGCGCCGCCTGGCGGAAGCGCTCGGCTGGCCACTGCTGCCGGACGTGGGCTCGCAAGTGCGTCTCGGCCGGGAGCACGCTTCCCCCGTGCGGGTCGACTACTTCGACCTCCTGCTGGCCCAGCCCGGCTTTGCCGAGACTCACCGGCCCGAGGCGGTGCTCCACTTCGGTCGCCGGCCCACCTCGAAGCGGCTGGCCCGGCTCCTCGAAACGACGGCTCCTCCCCTCTACGCCCTCTTCCAGCCCGATCCCTTCCGCCATGACCCGGCCCACCGGGTGACCCACCGGTTCGAAGTGGACCTGGCCGCCTTTGCCACGGCGCTGGCGACCGCAGTCCCATCGCGGGCAGCCGGGGCGGCGGCCTGGCTGGCCGGATGGAAGACGGCCTCCGACCGGGTCGGGGCCTGGCTGAACACCGCCCTTCCCGCCACCGGCCTGAGCGAACCGGCCGTGGCGCACGCCGTGACCCGGCTCCTGCCGCCGGAACACAGCCTCGTGCTGGCCGCCAGCATGCCCGTCCGGGATGCCGACGTGTTCGCCGCCGCCGACGGTCCGGCCGTTCCCGTCTTCGCCAACCGGGGAGCCAGCGGCATCGACGGTACGGTGGCCACGGCCGCCGGCGTCGCGCTGGGGCGTGCGGCACCGGCCACGCTGCTCATCGGGGACCTGGCGCTGCTGCACGACCTGAACTCGCTCGCGCTACTGCGCCGGGCTCCCGTCGTGGTCGTCGTGCTCAACAACGATGGCGGGGGGATCTTTCACTTTCTTCCCATTGCCCGGCATACCGGCGTCTTCGAGCCGTTCTTCGGCACGCCGCACGGGCTCGGGTTCGAACACGCCGCCCGTCTTTTCGATCTCCCGTACCATCGCCCGGCAACCCTGGCGGATTTCGAGGCGGCTTACCGGGAAGCCTGTGCGACCGGGCAGGCCGCCCTCATCGAGGTCGTCACGGACCGGAGGGCGAACCGGGCGCTGCACGACCGGTTGCAAAAGGAAGCGGGCGAAGCCCTGGCATGA
- a CDS encoding DUF7009 family protein: MKLRIQGNSLRLRLAASEVEALRTGGRVEETMRLGPDRLFRYILTTEAEASSFAVRFDGRTLMVILPAAEASGWIETDRIGLEAVIPVGEGEVLRVLVERDLPCRHGGGAGDG, translated from the coding sequence ATGAAGCTCAGAATACAGGGGAACAGCCTCCGGTTGCGCCTGGCGGCGTCCGAGGTGGAAGCGCTGCGTACCGGGGGACGGGTCGAGGAGACGATGCGCCTCGGGCCGGATCGTCTCTTTCGCTACATCCTCACGACGGAGGCGGAGGCGTCGTCGTTCGCGGTGCGGTTCGACGGCCGGACGCTCATGGTCATCCTTCCGGCGGCCGAGGCGTCGGGCTGGATAGAGACGGACCGGATCGGGCTGGAAGCCGTGATCCCGGTCGGCGAGGGGGAGGTGCTGCGTGTGCTCGTGGAGAGGGATCTGCCATGCCGGCACGGCGGGGGGGCGGGGGACGGGTGA
- a CDS encoding 1,4-dihydroxy-2-naphthoate polyprenyltransferase: protein MHEPAANMGLAVSEAGPPPSVFRIWWTAARPKTLWAAVAPVLVGVAMAAADGALHVPAAFCALLGAILIQVGTNLYNDYADFEKGADTSERKGPLRVTQAGWVTPRTMRRATVIVFGLAVLAGAYLIWRGGWPVLLIGVSSILFGVLYTAGRYALAYLGLADLFVLIFFGPVAVAGTYYVQALALRPEVVVAGLAPGLLSVAILLVNNIRDVEEDRKAGKRTLPVRFGRSFGVGLYAVCVGVAPLVPVGLYLWMGGHPWAPVTVALEALALPMAVRLHRTREPAALNALLGETARLLLLYSLVFSVGWLL from the coding sequence ATGCACGAACCAGCGGCCAACATGGGCCTGGCGGTTTCTGAGGCCGGGCCGCCGCCGTCGGTGTTCAGGATCTGGTGGACGGCGGCACGCCCGAAGACGCTCTGGGCCGCCGTGGCGCCGGTGCTCGTCGGGGTGGCGATGGCCGCGGCCGACGGGGCGCTTCACGTCCCGGCGGCCTTCTGCGCGTTGCTCGGCGCCATCCTCATCCAGGTCGGTACCAACCTGTACAACGACTATGCGGATTTTGAGAAGGGAGCCGATACGTCGGAGCGCAAGGGGCCGCTCCGGGTGACCCAGGCCGGCTGGGTGACGCCGCGCACGATGCGGCGGGCCACGGTGATCGTCTTTGGCCTGGCCGTGCTTGCCGGGGCCTACCTGATCTGGCGGGGGGGCTGGCCGGTCCTGCTCATCGGGGTCTCCTCGATCCTCTTCGGCGTCCTCTACACCGCCGGTCGTTACGCCCTGGCCTACCTGGGACTGGCCGACCTGTTCGTGCTGATCTTCTTCGGTCCCGTGGCCGTGGCGGGGACGTACTACGTACAGGCACTCGCCCTTCGCCCGGAGGTCGTCGTGGCCGGCCTTGCGCCGGGGCTGCTGTCGGTGGCGATCCTGCTCGTGAACAACATCCGGGACGTGGAGGAAGACCGGAAGGCGGGTAAGCGGACATTGCCGGTACGCTTCGGGCGTTCTTTCGGGGTGGGACTCTATGCGGTGTGCGTCGGGGTGGCGCCGCTCGTACCCGTGGGGCTCTACCTGTGGATGGGGGGCCACCCGTGGGCGCCGGTCACCGTGGCGTTGGAGGCGCTTGCCCTGCCGATGGCGGTCCGGTTGCACCGCACGCGCGAGCCGGCGGCGCTCAACGCCCTGCTGGGCGAGACGGCCCGGCTGTTGCTGCTCTACAGCCTGGTTTTCTCGGTCGGATGGTTGCTTTGA
- the menC gene encoding o-succinylbenzoate synthase: MVIAGYQLFRYALPFQGSPGQGGRAIRNGLLLCLRSTGGATGWGEAAPLPGFSRENLDQAAAALRAGADRLIGTAWPASPATMRATMAERLPHAVPPSVRFALEQALGEAWAGEHGRSLAHLWREGPAETLALAALVMPDEGGEAGWAGYRAVKVKVGRGTPGEDAARVRQVWERLGRQVGLRLDANRAWDLDDALAFAAALEVGSGVPAVEFIEEPLRDVACLEAFVAGTGLPVALDETLSTLAPEALGRYRKVRALVLKPTLLGGFTAVARWVEAGRRLGMRPVISAAFESGIGMRGLVAAAAALGEAGVPAGLDTYRRLRGDVLTPRPALAGPEVAVAPVLTGTFGLNHRCLTLLHTAGA; this comes from the coding sequence ATGGTCATTGCGGGCTATCAGCTTTTCCGGTATGCGTTGCCGTTTCAGGGGTCGCCGGGGCAGGGGGGAAGGGCGATCCGGAACGGGCTGTTGCTGTGTCTCCGCAGCACGGGGGGGGCGACGGGCTGGGGTGAGGCGGCCCCGCTCCCCGGCTTTTCCCGGGAAAACCTGGACCAGGCAGCGGCGGCGTTGCGGGCCGGGGCGGATCGGCTGATCGGGACGGCATGGCCGGCCTCGCCGGCGACGATGCGGGCGACGATGGCCGAACGGTTGCCTCACGCCGTGCCGCCCTCCGTGCGCTTCGCCCTCGAGCAGGCGCTCGGTGAGGCATGGGCCGGTGAGCACGGTCGGTCGCTCGCCCACCTCTGGCGGGAGGGTCCGGCGGAGACGCTTGCCCTGGCGGCTCTCGTCATGCCGGATGAAGGTGGAGAGGCCGGTTGGGCCGGCTACCGCGCCGTCAAGGTGAAGGTCGGGCGTGGCACGCCGGGTGAAGACGCGGCGCGGGTTCGGCAGGTATGGGAGCGGCTGGGGAGGCAGGTCGGGCTCCGGCTGGATGCCAACCGGGCCTGGGACCTCGATGACGCGCTGGCCTTTGCCGCGGCACTGGAGGTGGGGTCCGGTGTGCCGGCCGTCGAGTTCATCGAAGAGCCGCTTCGGGACGTTGCCTGCCTGGAGGCGTTCGTGGCCGGAACGGGCTTGCCGGTGGCGCTCGACGAGACCCTGTCGACGCTCGCGCCGGAAGCCCTCGGGCGGTATCGGAAGGTGCGGGCTCTCGTGCTCAAACCCACCCTGCTGGGCGGGTTCACCGCGGTGGCCCGCTGGGTCGAGGCGGGCCGGCGGCTCGGGATGCGCCCGGTCATCAGCGCGGCGTTCGAGTCCGGCATCGGGATGCGGGGGCTGGTGGCGGCCGCGGCGGCGCTCGGTGAAGCCGGGGTTCCCGCCGGCCTGGACACCTACCGCCGTCTCCGGGGGGACGTCCTCACGCCGCGCCCGGCCCTTGCCGGCCCCGAAGTGGCTGTGGCGCCGGTCCTCACCGGTACCTTTGGCCTGAATCATCGTTGCCTGACGCTCCTTCATACCGCCGGCGCATGA